The Solanum lycopersicum chromosome 6, SLM_r2.1 genome has a window encoding:
- the LOC101252999 gene encoding histone-lysine N-methyltransferase ASHH2-like: MLSQISRADNVCDFGQSTYAMDPNCSTENLSVSLQSPQPFEIRSADVSQRAATLDVSGTDVLENVSDSISITELSQKEDDKGKDTVETDNASESEYPDNACIAPRRRSGRNSKLSQSLATVPARKGRRIAIKKTSIDFSSLQITRKRRSYFSKQARSSAWGLLENTVQYLEHNVRLEIALGKQKNLRIAKKGGSRNEKHGKKQIDRKPRKSKGKSSIPRGPISLKVKFGSHCLMDGIPVIDNDTNKNSNAREELKEMTKVASEVDNRIGEEVLSVQFHGCNGNLDNDHVSLSEGCQPGKSAVQDLAAKTLVCHVESPSQDGRSINNRFSDPGTSPDSEVINLIPDTPIDVPEEFHDLTLSKPCAVPVDASILRMHEKSCKKGRKKERLPKIPNSGVKDLPTPESMSNTEVFGDLMHGEKQRNGLFCSDTSVLTTAGNGTGNMFSTVIFSGELLRCSGVSSLGMSCASSNPESDPEGNHCASVGTESPESGLSEKLVSSHDEQNVSKEGRPKESGKCRPEVPNLSKGRGSKKKGNKEKEDIMHDMKHKSDPVKCLGEGIQHSVTENGIASELGQVVSEKRSLDGGISNMDILQSEIGERLLPPRNAWVQCDDCLKWRRIPSLLADQIEETNCRWICKDNLDRAFADCSFPQEKSNSEINAELEISDVSGEEDVSRAHLSLNGSGQKNLLGAHQSSWNRIKSNLFLHRHRKNQPIDEIMVCLCKPPADGRMGCGDGCLNRILNIECAKGTCPCGEFCSNQQFQKRNYAKLKCFKYGKKGYGLQLLENVSEGQFLIEYVGEVLDMHVYEARQKEYALKCHKHFYFMTLNGSEVIDACAKGNLGRFINHSCDPNCRTEKWIVNGEVCIGLFAIRDIKKGEEVTFDYNFVRIFGAAVKKCVCGSPNCRGYIGGDPLDAEVIVQEDSDDEYPEPVLLPKYAKMDQKEDNITCATSSIKCAKIKIQRKRPNKKNTLDGLIAENQETSCQTDINSFVGQEKVNLGNSVAVVSLNVREESENFPGVSPASALKAETCATFKASECLSHSSTEPVETSLSLKDTCETVSGVRKGFTVAGDVAKYSISSAQALDITSPDAVVSKSLKKSKSSNGKETPESCLFVKTSRESSLVKKGKQRNYAVNSRSSPDVDSKLQVPQPKLKKPPDGSLHGHFEAVEEKLNELLDHDGGISKRKDASRCYLKLLLLTAASGDGCNGEAIQSNRDLSMILDAILKTKSRTVLMDIINKNGLQMLHNIMKRYRREFNKIPILRKLLKVLEHLAVRDILSPEHINGGTSRAGVQSLRSSILGLTEHEDKQVHQIARNFRDRILRPLRKRICIDKDDCRINTHSGSQYNRCLASQNQWCDLGCKTSEGADYTCHSTVASVQADGGVLDGSSASCSDIGEACMAKKRKRKSRWDQEAEAKSDPRNESDVAEDQKQVLDDDVPPGYEFPPGFSVPIKACKVLSDDSSTAIYSTEEGNWGEHPQPVVMGHLQQRFVSRLPVSYGIPFSEVQQFGSHQKGRFDAWTVSPGIPFHPFPPLPPYPCDRRGFVPTASELPQNAGEDWGACSPSHLAQNPPSVSGADQPQDGNGNQLGCERASESHNLGRKNFRKQKFNNSKLVPPWLRIRSGWEYTGNSMCIPGASRENEFRSTHNNHLGMQNLGHALRPNTFHRY; this comes from the exons ATGCTTTCCCAGATATCAAGAGCAGACAATGTCTGCGATTTTGGGCAGAGTACATATGCCATGGATCCCAATTGCTCAACTGAAAACTTATCTGTCTCTTTGCAATCACCTCAACCCTTTGAGATAAGATCTGCTGATGTGTCTCAGAGAGCGGCCACACTTGATGTTTCAGGGACTGATGTTCTGGAGAATGTTTCTGACTCAATTAGCATAACTGAGTTGTCACAAAAGGAGGATGATAAAGGCAAAGATACTGTAGAAACTGATAATGCTTCCGAAAGTGAATACCCTGACAATGCATGCATTGCTCCTCGGAGAAGGAGTGGGCGCAACAGCAAGTTAAGCCAGAGTTTGGCTACAGTACCAGCAAGAAAGGGCAGGAGAATAGCCATTAAAAAAACATCCATAGATTTTAGTTCTTTGCAGATTACTAGAAAGAGGAGAAGCTATTTCAGTAAACAAGCTCGTTCTTCGGCCTGGGGTTTGTTAGAAAATACGGTGCAATATTTAGAACATAATGTCAGGCTTGAGATAGCTTTGGGGAAGCAGAAAAACTTAAGAATAGCAAAAAAAGGGGGTAGCCGAAATGAGAAACATGGTAAGAAGCAGATTGATCGAAAGCCACGGAAATCAAAGGGTAAAAGCTCCATTCCAAGAGGCCCAATTTCCTTGAAGGTGAAATTCGGTTCACATTGTCTGATGGATGGTATTCCTGTTATTGATAATGATACTAACAAAAACAGTAATGCTAGagaagaattgaaagaaatgacCAAAGTTGCCAGTGAAGTTGATAATAGGATTGGAGAGGAGGTATTAAGTGTGCAGTTCCATGGTTGCAATGGAAATTTGGATAATGACCATGTTTCTTTATCAGAAGGATGCCAACCTGGAAAAAGCGCAGTTCAAGATCTAGCTGCAAAGACTTTAGTTTGTCATGTTGAGTCACCTTCCCAGGATGGAAGATCGATCAATAACAGGTTCTCGGATCCTGGAACTTCACCTGATTCTGAAGTCATCAACCTAATTCCTGATACTCCAATCGATGTTCCAGAAGAGTTCCATGATTTGACTTTGTCTAAGCCATGTGCTGTTCCTGTGGATGCTTCAATTTTGAGGATGCATGAGAAGAGCTGtaaaaaaggaaggaaaaaagAGAGGCTCCCAAAGATTCCCAATTCTGGGGTGAAAGATTTGCCTACTCCAGAAAGTATGAGCAATACAGAAGTATTTGGGGATCTCATGCACGGAGAAAAACAAAGGAATGGTTTGTTTTGTTCTGATACTTCTGTTTTAACTACTGCTGGAAATGGGACGGGCAACATGTTCAGCACTGTGATATTTTCAGGAGAACTGCTTCGTTGTTCAGGTGTGTCAAGCTTGGGAATGTCGTGTGCTTCCTCAAATCCTGAAAGTGATCCAGAGGGAAATCATTGTGCCAGTGTTGGCACTGAGTCTCCCGAGTCAGGGTTGTCAGAGAAATTGGTATCCTCTCATGATGAGCAAAATGTGTCTAAAGAGGGGAGACCAAAGGAATCAGGAAAGTGCAGGCCAGAAGTCCCAAATTTGTCAAAAGGAAGAGGTAGTAAAAAGAAGGGGAACAAAGAAAAGGAAGACATCATGCATGACATGAAGCACAAAAGTGACCCTGTTAAATGTTTAGGTGAAGGGATACAGCACTCAGTAACAG AGAATGGAATAGCATCTGAGCTTGGACAAGTTGTCTCTGAAAAGAGAAGTTTAGATGGAGGCATTTCGAACATGGACATTCTGCAGAGTGAGATAGGTGAGCGTCTCTTGCCACCAAGAAATGCTTGGGTGCAGTGTGATGATTGCCTCAAATGGAGGCGTATACCTTCCTTGCTTGCTGATCAAATTGAAGAAACAAATTGCAGATG GATTTGTAAGGACAATCTGGATAGAGCTTTTGCTGATTGCTCATTTCCCCAAGAGAAGTCAAATTCAGAAATCAATGCCGAGCTGGAAATATCAGATGTCTCTGGTGAGGAAGATGTTTCTCGTGCACACTTGAGTTTGAATGGATCAGGACAGAAGAATCTACTTG GGGCTCATCAATCATCTTGGAATCGGATCAAGTCAAACTTGTTTCTGCATCGCCACCGCAAAAATCAACCTATTGATGAG ATCATGGTTTGCCTTTGCAAGCCACCTGCAGATGGTCGAATGGGCTGTGGAGACGGATGCCTGAACCGGATTCTCAATATAGAGTGTGCTAAAGGGACTTGTCCTTGTGGAGAATTCTGTTCAAATCAACAG TTTCAGAAACGCAATTATGCTAAACTGAAGTGCTTTAAATATGGAAAGAAGGGTTATGGCCTACAGCTTCTCGAAAATGTATCTGAAGGGCAGTTTCTTATTGAATATGTTGGAGAG GTGCTTGATATGCATGTTTACGAGGCTCGGCAAAAGGAGTATGCGTTGAAGTGTCATAAGCATTTTTATTTCATGACACTTAACGGCAGCGAG GTAATTGATGCATGTGCTAAGGGGAATTTGGGCCGTTTCATCAATCATAGCTGTGATCCTAATTGTCGTACCGAAAAG TGGATTGTGAATGGAGAGGTCTGCATAGGACTCTTTGCTATTAGGGACATAAAGAAG GGTGAAGAGGTGACATTTGACTACAATTTTGTCCGAATCTTTGGGGCTGCAGTAAAAAAGTGTGTCTGTGGTTCACCTAATTGTCGGGGTTATATAGGTGGTGACCCGCTGGATGCGGAAGTGATTGTTCAGGAGGATTCAGATGATGAGTATCCTGAGCCTGTCTTGCTGCCCAAGTATGCCAAAATGGATCAAAAAGAAGACAACATTACATGTGCTACAAGTTCTATTAAGTGTGCTAAAATTAAAATCCAACGGAAACGACCTAATAAGAAAAACACACTGGATGGATTAATTGCTGAAAATCAGGAGACTTCCTGTCAAACAGATATCAACAGTTTTGTGGGTCAAGAAAAAGTTAATTTGGGCAACTCTGTTGCTGTTGTTAGCTTGAATGTTAGAGAGGAAAGCGAGAACTTCCCTGGTGTATCTCCTGCATCAGCTTTAAAGGCAGAAACATGTGCGACATTTAAAGCCTCAGAGTGTCTGTCTCATTCTTCTACTGAACCTGTTGAGACTTCCTTGTCATTGAAAGATACATGTGAAACTGTATCTGGAGTGAGAAAAGGGTTCACAGTAGCTGGAGATGTTGCGAAGTACTCTATCTCTTCCGCACAGGCATTGGATATAACTTCTCCTGATGCAGTGGTTAGCAAGTCTTTAAAGAAGTCAAAATCCAGCAATGGGAAAGAGACACCCGAATCATGTCTGTTTGTGAAAACTTCGCGTGAATCTTCTTTAGTGAAGAAGGGGAAACAGAGGAATTACGCTGTGAATTCCAGATCATCGCCTGATGTGGACAGTAAATTGCAAGTTCCACAACCTAAATTGAAGAAACCTCCAGATGGCTCCTTACATGGTCATTTTGAAGCAG TTGAAGAGAAACTTAATGAGTTGTTGGATCATGATGGTGGAATAAGCAAACGCAAG GATGCGTCCAGGTGCTACCTGAAGCTCCTCCTTTTAACTGCTGCTTCAGGGGATGGCTGTAATGGTGAAGCTATCCAGAG CAACCGGGACCTTTCTATGATCCTTGATGCAATCTTGAAAACTAAGTCACGCACAGTTTTGATGGATATTATAAACAAAAATG GTTTACAGATGTTACACAACATAATGAAGCGATACAGGAGGGAGTTCAATAAGATTCCAATTCTTAGAAAGTTGCTGAAG GTCTTAGAGCATCTAGCTGTAAGAGACATCCTTTCTCCTGAGCACATCAACGGAGGCACATCTAGAGCTGGAGTTCAGAG CCTTAGGAGCTCAATTTTGGGATTGACAGAGCACGAAGACAAACAG GTTCATCAAATTGCAAGGAACTTTAGAGATAGGATACTCAGACCTCTCAGGAAAAGAATTTGTATTGATAAAGATGATTGCCGTATCAACACACATTCCGGTTCACAGTACAATAGGTGTTTAGCATCACAAAATCAATGGTGCGATTTGGGTTGTAAAACTTCAGAAGGAGCTGATTATACCTGCCATTCAACAGTTGCATCTGTTCAAGCAGATGGTGGTGTGCTTGATGGCTCCTCTGCTTCATGTTCTGATATTGGGGAAGCGTGTATGGCAAAGAAACGTAAGCGTAAAAGTCGATGGGATCAAGAGGCTGAAGCAAAGTCAGATCCAAGAAATGAGAGTGATGTAGCTGAGGACCAGAAGCAGGTCCTAGATGATGATGTTCCTCCTGGTTATGAATTTCCTCCTGGATTTTCAGTCCCCATTAAGGCTTGTAAGGTTTTATCTGATGATTCTTCAACAGCTATTTACAGTACCGAAGAAGGTAATTGGGGAGAACATCCACAGCCAGTTGTTATGGGGCACTTGCAGCAGCGGTTTGTTTCAAGGTTGCCCGTGTCTTATGGAATTCCATTTTCCGAGGTGCAGCAATTTGGCTCTCATCAAAAGGGAAGATTTGATGCCTGGACTGTTTCCCCTGGAATACCTTTCCATCCCTTTCCTCCTTTACCTCCATATCCCTGTGATAGAAGAGGTTTTGTGCCTACTGCTAGTGAGCTGCCTCAAAATGCTGGAGAAGATTGGGGTGCTTGTTCACCTAGTCACTTGGCTCAAAATCCTCCAAGCGTATCTGGAGCAGACCAGCCTCAGGATGGCAATGGAAACCAACTTGGTTGTGAAAGAGCCAGTGAGTCTCATAACTTGGGAAGGAAAAACTTTAGGAAGCAAAAGTTCAATAATTCCAAGTTAGTACCTCCCTGGCTTCGGATAAGAAGTGGCTGGGAATACACAGGGAATAGCATGTGCATTCCAGGAGCAAGCAGGGAAAATGAGTTTAGGAGTACACATAATAACCACCTTGGGATGCAGAATTTGGGTCATGCTCTACGACCTAATACTTTCCATAGGTATTAG